One window of the Phycisphaerae bacterium genome contains the following:
- a CDS encoding PilT/PilU family type 4a pilus ATPase, translating to MAENYSVSAKVYKNAEFGSWSMEDMLAYFKRHGVMRVSDLHIKVGVQPAFRFDGNLMKLRGEIVTKQIAEALIFPLLGEKKIAEFKAHNNVDCSYHYSDLQFRINVFMDNDGPAAAIRALGSDVPKLEDVGFPNEVYKDIVHLQNGLVLLTGITGAGKSTTIASFLDRISETKACRIISVEEPIEYLLKQKGAVVSQREVGRDVPSFSAGLKAMLREDPDVIFVGEMRDAETIAMTLMAAETGHLVFSTLHTRDVTGTITRILDYFPSTRQDEVSNQLSLGLAYVICQKLIPKKDGTGRLICMEIMNNNYACANLIRNGKIEQLYSQLQTKTKDKPDERMITFETHLARLVKTGKLDLLEAKKWVNDYQCFIDAMNTVTV from the coding sequence ATGGCTGAAAACTATTCCGTAAGTGCGAAAGTTTACAAAAACGCTGAATTCGGCAGTTGGAGCATGGAGGATATGCTTGCCTATTTTAAAAGGCACGGCGTGATGAGAGTTTCCGACCTGCACATAAAAGTAGGGGTTCAGCCTGCATTTCGATTTGACGGTAATCTTATGAAACTCCGCGGCGAAATTGTAACCAAACAAATCGCCGAAGCCCTTATTTTCCCATTGCTCGGCGAAAAGAAAATCGCTGAATTTAAGGCCCATAACAACGTTGACTGTTCTTACCATTATTCTGATTTGCAGTTCAGAATCAATGTCTTTATGGACAACGACGGGCCTGCCGCCGCTATCAGGGCGCTGGGAAGCGATGTGCCAAAACTTGAGGATGTCGGATTTCCGAACGAAGTTTACAAAGATATTGTCCATCTCCAGAACGGCCTTGTCCTTCTTACGGGCATTACAGGCGCCGGCAAATCGACCACTATAGCCTCGTTTCTCGACAGGATAAGCGAAACAAAAGCCTGCCGGATAATTTCCGTTGAAGAGCCGATTGAGTATCTTCTTAAGCAGAAAGGCGCCGTTGTTTCGCAGCGTGAGGTAGGCAGGGATGTGCCGTCATTTTCGGCAGGTTTAAAGGCTATGCTTCGTGAGGACCCGGATGTGATTTTTGTCGGTGAGATGAGAGACGCCGAAACGATTGCGATGACGCTGATGGCCGCTGAGACGGGGCATCTGGTTTTTTCAACGCTGCATACACGCGATGTTACGGGAACTATCACAAGAATTCTGGATTATTTCCCATCTACGAGGCAGGATGAGGTCAGCAACCAGCTTTCGCTTGGCCTGGCTTATGTAATCTGTCAAAAGCTTATCCCCAAAAAAGACGGCACAGGAAGACTTATCTGTATGGAGATAATGAACAATAATTACGCCTGTGCGAATTTGATTAGAAACGGCAAGATTGAGCAGCTTTATTCGCAGCTCCAGACAAAGACAAAAGACAAGCCTGATGAAAGAATGATAACCTTTGAGACGCATCTTGCCAGGCTTGTAAAGACCGGCAAACTGGACCTGCTCGAAGCCAAAAAGTGGGTCAATGATTATCAGTGCTTTATCGATGCGATGAATACGGTTACGGTGTAA
- a CDS encoding ASKHA domain-containing protein, translating to MNQQQIKVTFQPQGRTVYVLKGTKIIEAAAVAGIILDTPCGGAGTCGKCRVKIVSPQSTPVEADKKIFTAEELNENYRLACQNAVFEDTVIEVPQSSLLSGLNKVVVDSNIILQTIIPNGNYANCHTCFGVAVDLGTTTLATSLLNLRDGTEIAVTGAHNPQISCGDDIISRINYAASQTGLKELQRLVVRQINEMIGTLCRQGRIKREDVYEITIAGNTAMEHLVCGIDPSPLGQLPFEPVYRGANVVNASELKLEINHKGIVYIFPVIGGFVGGDISADMLAADILNQPQPILLIDIGTNGEIILVKDNKIIAASTAAGPAFEGAGISCGMRAAAGAIEKVTFDNDCVFGVIGNVPPAGICGSGLIDITAELLSAGIVDITGRIVRPETLPPKIAQRIVIDTNEQPAFVIEKKIKITQRDIRQIQLAVGAIRAGINIMLKKAGITAQDLKRVLIAGGFGSFIRRNHAQRIGLLPAGIEHEKISFIGNSSLAGAKFALLSIDARQKAENLARQSGHIELSVDSDFQNEFANAMIFPG from the coding sequence ATGAACCAGCAACAGATTAAAGTTACCTTCCAACCGCAGGGTAGAACGGTTTATGTTCTCAAGGGTACAAAGATAATTGAAGCAGCCGCCGTAGCGGGAATAATTTTAGATACACCCTGCGGCGGGGCGGGCACCTGCGGTAAATGCAGGGTAAAAATAGTATCGCCCCAAAGCACGCCGGTCGAAGCCGATAAAAAGATATTCACGGCTGAAGAACTGAATGAAAACTATCGGCTGGCCTGTCAAAATGCCGTCTTTGAAGATACGGTTATCGAAGTGCCGCAAAGTTCACTGCTTTCGGGGCTGAATAAAGTTGTTGTTGATTCCAATATTATTCTTCAAACCATTATTCCTAATGGAAATTATGCTAATTGTCATACGTGTTTTGGCGTCGCTGTTGACCTTGGCACTACGACCTTGGCCACTTCGCTATTGAATCTTCGGGACGGTACTGAAATCGCCGTTACAGGTGCTCATAATCCGCAAATTTCCTGCGGAGATGATATTATCAGCAGGATTAATTACGCCGCCAGTCAAACCGGCCTTAAGGAGCTTCAGCGTTTAGTCGTTCGGCAAATAAATGAAATGATAGGTACTCTCTGCAGACAGGGTCGGATAAAGCGGGAAGATGTTTATGAAATTACTATCGCCGGCAATACAGCTATGGAGCATCTTGTCTGCGGCATAGACCCGTCGCCGCTGGGTCAGTTGCCTTTCGAGCCTGTTTATCGGGGAGCGAATGTAGTAAACGCATCGGAACTAAAACTTGAAATAAATCATAAAGGCATTGTTTATATATTCCCCGTTATCGGCGGGTTTGTCGGCGGCGATATATCAGCGGATATGCTGGCGGCGGATATATTGAATCAGCCCCAGCCCATATTGCTGATTGATATTGGTACCAACGGTGAAATCATACTGGTTAAAGATAATAAAATTATAGCGGCTTCGACAGCGGCAGGCCCTGCATTCGAAGGGGCAGGGATATCCTGCGGAATGCGGGCAGCGGCAGGGGCCATCGAAAAAGTAACATTCGACAACGATTGCGTTTTTGGTGTTATAGGCAATGTGCCGCCTGCAGGTATCTGCGGCAGCGGGCTTATCGATATTACCGCCGAACTTCTCAGTGCCGGTATCGTTGACATAACCGGCAGAATTGTCAGGCCGGAGACGCTTCCGCCTAAAATCGCCCAAAGAATTGTCATAGATACGAATGAGCAGCCTGCGTTTGTGATTGAAAAGAAAATTAAAATCACACAGAGAGACATTCGACAGATTCAGCTTGCCGTTGGAGCAATTCGGGCGGGAATAAATATAATGCTCAAAAAAGCGGGCATTACGGCACAGGATTTAAAACGTGTACTCATCGCGGGAGGGTTCGGCAGTTTCATACGCAGAAATCACGCACAAAGAATAGGTCTTTTGCCGGCCGGTATCGAACACGAGAAAATATCTTTTATAGGTAACTCTTCACTTGCGGGGGCAAAGTTTGCACTGCTGTCAATTGATGCAAGACAAAAGGCTGAAAACCTTGCCAGGCAGTCCGGTCATATAGAATTATCTGTTGACAGCGACTTCCAGAATGAATTCGCCAATGCTATGATTTTCCCGGGCTAA
- the tatC gene encoding twin-arginine translocase subunit TatC: MTEKIEQKFTEMSLGDHLEELRARVILALLGIAAALAICMFFARFFLSLMAKPYIHALQQVDMEPMLQAISLSEKFMVYMKTGLLFGIVFSSPWVIYQLWQFISAGLYPKERKLVYFIAPVCTVLFITGAAFYLFLIAPIVIKFFVSFDTGIKFVQTQVTLDSYINFMISMTFVFAITFQMPVAIVAANWIGIVSLENLKKVRKYVLLAIFIIAAIVTPPDVISQIALAVPLYILYELAIVFCILTRKKIQ, from the coding sequence ATGACAGAAAAAATAGAACAAAAATTTACTGAAATGTCTCTTGGCGATCACCTCGAAGAGCTTCGGGCAAGGGTGATACTGGCCCTGCTCGGAATCGCTGCCGCCCTGGCAATATGTATGTTTTTCGCACGGTTTTTTCTTTCGTTAATGGCAAAGCCATATATTCACGCACTTCAGCAAGTCGATATGGAGCCGATGCTTCAGGCGATTTCCTTATCTGAAAAATTTATGGTTTATATGAAAACGGGTCTCCTGTTCGGCATAGTTTTTTCATCGCCTTGGGTAATTTATCAATTGTGGCAGTTTATTTCCGCCGGTCTATATCCGAAAGAGCGCAAACTTGTTTATTTTATCGCGCCTGTCTGTACCGTTTTATTTATCACCGGCGCTGCGTTTTACCTGTTTTTAATCGCACCGATAGTGATAAAGTTTTTCGTCAGTTTCGATACCGGTATAAAGTTTGTTCAGACACAGGTAACGCTGGACAGTTATATCAACTTTATGATTTCTATGACGTTTGTTTTCGCGATAACTTTCCAGATGCCCGTCGCGATTGTCGCGGCAAACTGGATAGGGATTGTTTCTCTTGAAAACCTTAAAAAAGTACGCAAATATGTTTTGCTGGCAATTTTTATTATCGCCGCAATTGTAACCCCTCCGGATGTAATAAGCCAAATCGCCCTGGCCGTTCCTTTGTATATATTATATGAACTGGCGATAGTTTTTTGTATTCTGACTCGCAAAAAAATTCAATAA
- a CDS encoding radical SAM protein has protein sequence MKTEHIFGPVPSRRLGRSLGIDLIPSKTCTYDCIYCQVGRTTEKTIERKIWISTDEIIAELKGKLITKPDYITLSGSGEPTLYSDCGLLIEKIKQITDIPVAVITNGSLLFMPQVREDIKNADVVIPSLDAGDEETFRKINRPCPEIVFDKMLQGLIDFRKEFKGKYWLEVFLIAGINDSDEQVDKIAQCIEKIRPDKVQLNTVTRPPAENVNAISHQRLAQIAKRICKNAEVIADFKSDDKAGDFKVKEDDIVEMLKRRPCSSDDIAAGLKISKIELLKHTENLINSGRIETVRQNDIIYYKVV, from the coding sequence ATGAAAACAGAACATATTTTCGGCCCCGTGCCCTCAAGACGACTTGGCCGCTCGCTTGGCATTGACCTTATACCCTCTAAAACCTGTACTTATGATTGTATTTATTGCCAGGTAGGACGCACGACAGAAAAAACAATAGAAAGAAAAATCTGGATATCGACAGATGAAATTATCGCCGAACTCAAAGGCAAATTAATAACAAAGCCGGACTATATTACCCTTTCCGGTTCGGGTGAGCCGACCCTGTATAGCGATTGTGGTCTGCTTATAGAAAAAATTAAACAGATTACCGATATTCCGGTAGCGGTGATAACCAACGGTTCGCTTCTGTTTATGCCTCAGGTCAGAGAAGACATTAAAAATGCCGATGTTGTTATACCTTCGCTTGATGCCGGCGATGAAGAAACATTTAGAAAAATAAATCGTCCATGTCCGGAGATTGTATTCGATAAAATGCTGCAGGGGCTGATTGACTTCCGAAAAGAATTCAAAGGTAAATACTGGCTGGAAGTTTTCTTAATTGCCGGTATTAATGACAGCGATGAACAGGTTGACAAAATTGCGCAATGTATCGAGAAAATAAGACCTGACAAGGTTCAGCTTAACACGGTTACCCGGCCGCCTGCCGAGAATGTAAATGCAATCAGTCATCAGAGACTTGCGCAGATTGCGAAAAGGATTTGCAAAAATGCCGAAGTGATAGCGGATTTCAAAAGTGATGATAAGGCCGGTGATTTTAAGGTAAAAGAAGATGATATTGTTGAAATGCTGAAACGAAGGCCTTGCTCGTCCGACGACATAGCGGCAGGCCTGAAAATATCGAAAATAGAACTTTTAAAGCATACTGAAAACTTGATTAATTCAGGCAGAATCGAAACTGTCAGGCAAAATGACATAATTTACTATAAGGTTGTTTAG
- a CDS encoding DUF6599 family protein, which translates to MPEAINKNRTHTIISYIILFVLIIIFIGIITKQKHYYVPAAPTTANTASENKSVTPKTQDWLNQQLFGADFKPANEVESYNADNLYEKIDGKADLYLQNEFVSLQCRRYSSKQSDQEWAEVYVYDMAKGKNAFAVYSGQKRRKSQPLGWAQFGYKTKDAVYSASGNFYFEIILSSDANQLLDSAESAAKQLTGFALKEPSEPFAINFFPKDNFVFDSLKLIKEDAFGCAEMKNIFTAAYSISGNDMTVFIADMPDSSSAQVLFDKYYNFLIENGGTEPANNIDIPGSKAVELFGTTDIIFRYENYFAGVRGSGPIGNLTNLAVLFKNSLAGTKNGTK; encoded by the coding sequence ATGCCCGAAGCAATCAACAAAAATCGAACTCACACAATCATAAGCTATATCATATTATTTGTGCTTATTATTATCTTTATCGGCATAATTACAAAGCAGAAACATTATTACGTTCCAGCCGCCCCAACCACGGCGAATACCGCTTCTGAAAACAAATCCGTAACGCCTAAAACACAGGACTGGCTGAACCAGCAGCTTTTCGGAGCGGATTTCAAGCCTGCAAACGAAGTGGAAAGCTACAATGCCGACAACCTCTACGAAAAAATTGACGGCAAAGCTGACCTGTACCTGCAAAACGAGTTTGTCTCGCTGCAATGCAGACGATACAGCAGTAAGCAATCGGATCAGGAATGGGCGGAAGTCTATGTTTACGATATGGCCAAGGGCAAAAACGCATTCGCCGTTTACAGCGGCCAGAAAAGAAGAAAAAGTCAGCCTCTCGGCTGGGCGCAATTCGGATATAAGACAAAAGATGCTGTTTATTCAGCATCAGGAAATTTTTATTTTGAAATAATATTATCATCCGACGCGAATCAGCTTTTGGACTCAGCCGAATCCGCCGCAAAGCAGCTTACAGGTTTTGCCTTGAAAGAACCTTCCGAACCATTCGCAATAAACTTTTTCCCGAAAGATAATTTCGTTTTTGATTCACTCAAACTCATTAAAGAGGATGCTTTCGGCTGTGCAGAGATGAAAAACATCTTTACTGCCGCATATAGCATTTCCGGAAACGATATGACCGTTTTTATCGCTGATATGCCGGACAGCAGTTCGGCACAGGTTCTTTTCGATAAATATTATAACTTTTTAATAGAAAACGGCGGAACAGAACCGGCAAATAATATCGATATCCCCGGCTCGAAAGCCGTTGAACTATTCGGCACAACCGATATAATTTTCCGATATGAAAACTATTTTGCGGGCGTTCGCGGTTCAGGACCGATTGGCAATTTGACCAATCTGGCGGTATTGTTTAAAAATAGCCTTGCCGGTACAAAAAATGGCACAAAATAA
- a CDS encoding twin-arginine translocase TatA/TatE family subunit, producing MLETTKYVLAWTPGWGEMVIVLIIALLIFGRRLPEIARSLGKSLTEFKKGLNETKDEIEKKTNPDDDEKKQ from the coding sequence ATGTTGGAAACAACCAAGTATGTTCTGGCATGGACACCCGGATGGGGAGAAATGGTCATAGTCTTGATTATCGCGCTGCTGATTTTCGGCAGACGCCTGCCGGAAATCGCCCGTTCACTGGGAAAGAGTCTGACGGAGTTCAAAAAAGGACTGAACGAAACTAAGGACGAGATTGAAAAAAAGACTAATCCTGATGACGACGAGAAAAAACAATAA
- a CDS encoding MBL fold metallo-hydrolase, with translation MSKRVKITTLVENTAQGDGLLSEHGISFWIEYGDQKLMFDTGQTGIVIRNAEILGINIADTDAIVISHGHYDHTGGLNAVGNIAKKAKVYIHPNAIDKKYSFRSGSGKFVGIPDGSKKVIESHNNTDGVVWTKEPTEIFPGLFVTGQIPRINNFEVEGQNFFLDENAKQPDSLPDDQSVFFNTKDGLVVIFGCAHAGVINTLDYITKISGIKNVHTIMGGFHLVGSGKSKISKVIDSLERFGIQRIGPGHCTGTEAVLELEKQYPKRCFMCSVGTNCEFQTI, from the coding sequence GTGTCTAAAAGAGTAAAGATAACTACACTTGTGGAAAATACAGCCCAAGGCGACGGGTTGCTGTCGGAGCACGGCATCAGTTTCTGGATTGAATACGGAGACCAGAAACTTATGTTCGATACCGGTCAGACCGGCATTGTTATACGAAACGCCGAGATTCTCGGGATAAACATAGCCGATACCGATGCGATTGTAATAAGCCACGGCCATTACGACCATACCGGCGGCCTGAACGCGGTTGGCAATATTGCCAAAAAGGCCAAAGTTTACATTCACCCCAACGCAATTGACAAAAAGTACAGCTTTCGAAGCGGCTCAGGCAAATTTGTCGGAATACCAGATGGTTCCAAAAAAGTTATTGAATCGCATAATAATACAGATGGCGTTGTCTGGACAAAAGAACCGACGGAAATTTTCCCAGGCCTGTTTGTTACCGGACAAATCCCAAGAATCAATAACTTTGAAGTTGAGGGACAAAATTTCTTTCTTGACGAGAACGCCAAACAGCCGGATAGTCTTCCTGACGACCAGTCAGTATTCTTTAATACTAAAGACGGATTGGTTGTTATTTTCGGCTGTGCCCATGCCGGAGTTATCAATACGCTCGATTATATCACGAAAATCAGCGGCATTAAAAATGTACATACGATTATGGGCGGTTTCCATCTTGTCGGCAGTGGAAAATCGAAAATTTCAAAAGTCATAGATAGTCTCGAACGGTTCGGAATTCAGCGAATAGGCCCCGGCCACTGCACCGGGACAGAAGCGGTTCTTGAACTCGAAAAACAATATCCCAAACGATGTTTTATGTGCTCGGTGGGCACAAATTGCGAATTTCAGACAATATGA